From Triticum aestivum cultivar Chinese Spring chromosome 4A, IWGSC CS RefSeq v2.1, whole genome shotgun sequence, a single genomic window includes:
- the LOC123084489 gene encoding aspartic proteinase nepenthesin-1-like, with translation MAAPLVFLLLLPMVPAHVVKEIRSRINNKSTKDYMEQRVGLPDVGQRGKEGQQTGSGAADIYGTFIVDLSLGTSPQTLPLVMDITSDLVWVQCKLCPSCKTLTPPTTPVFLADSSKSFGDVGCANQTCRIMRDTDCPGTDDLCMYKTSYMSGRLATETFSFGTTQVPGVVFGCTWSVTSDITVQNLDGASGFAGFSRAPLSLVSQLNISSFTYFIAPHDVVPPGKSFVGWSWGGANIDGDGVGVQTTITRNSSTPLLAATKNQAPYLYYVNLTGMQVDGELLTAIPAGSFDSHGGVSLSTTLPYTYLPEAAYRVLRRELVSRIQAEGVAPMNASVEGGAGDLDRLCFLTHQFANVRVPILALMFDGAHTAMGLKVENYFFAQNAGRTCLTILPSADGPVLGNLLQAGRKMTYEIHGDGGGVLTFETFDTAEGAPAPTKVPLMIMATLLLAMLL, from the coding sequence ATGGCGGCTccacttgtttttcttcttctccttccaaTGGTTCCCGCGCACGTTGTCAAGGAGATCCGTAGTAGAATCAACAACAAGTCCACCAAAGATTACATGGAACAGAGGGTGGGCCTACCGGACGTGGGCCAGCGGGGCAAGGAGGGCCAGCAGACGGGCAGCGGGGCGGCGGACATCTACGGCACCTTCATCGTCGACCTGTCCTTGGGGACCTCGCCACAGACTCTCCCCTTGGTCATGGACATCACCAGCGACCTCGTCTGGGTGCAGTGCAAACTCTGCCCCTCGTGCAAGACGCTCACACCGCCGACGACGCCCGTGTTCTTAGCCGACTCCTCCAAATCCTTTGGCGACGTCGGCTGCGCCAACCAGACTTGCCGGATTATGAGGGACACTGACTGCCCGGGAACCGACGACCTCTGCATGTACAAAACTAGCTATATGTCCGGCCGCCTCGCCACCGAGACGTTCAGCTTCGGGACCACGCAGGTTCCGGGCGTGGTGTTTGGTTGCACCTGGTCCGTCACCAGTGACATCACTGTGCAGAACCTCGACGGCGCCTCGGGCTTCGCCGGCTTCAGCAGGGCCCCCCTCTCCCTCGTGTCGCAGCTCAACATCTCCAGCTTCACCTATTTTATCGCTCCTCACGATGTGGTCCCACCCGGCAAGAGCTTCGTCGGCTGGAGCTGGGGTGGCGCCAACATCGACGGTGACGGCGTCGGGGTGCAGACGACGATTACACGGAACAGCAGCACACCCCTGCTGGCGGCCACAAAGAACCAAGCCCCTTACTTGTACTACGTCAATCTCACGGGCATGCAGGTGGACGGCGAGCTCCTCACCGCCATCCCGGCGGGGAGCTTCGACAGTCACGGTGGGGTGTCGTTGAGCACCACTCTTCCCTACACCTACCTCCCCGAGGCCGCTTACAGGGTCCTGAGGCGGGAGCTCGTGAGTAGGATCCAGGCGGAGGGCGTGGCTCCGATGAACGCCTCGGTAGAAGGAGGGGCAGGCGACCTCGACCGCCTGTGCTTCCTCACGCATCAGTTTGCCAACGTCAGGGTTCCAATACTCGCGCTTATGTTCGATGGCGCCCACACAGCCATGGGGCTCAAGGTGGAGAACTACTTCTTCGCCCAGAACGCCGGGCGGACGTGCCTCACCATACTGCCATCGGCCGACGGGCCGGTCCTGGGCAACCTGCTGCAGGCAGGCAGGAAGATGACCTACGAGATCCACGGCGATGGGGGTGGCGTGTTGACGTTTGAGACGTTCGACACGGCAGAGGGCGCGCCCGCCCCGACAAAGGTGCCGCTCATGATAATGGCCACTCTTCTTCTCGCGATGCTCCTCTAG